CTCCGCCGCCAGCTCCTCCAGCTTCTCGAGCCGCCGCGCGGTGATCGCGACCTTGGCGCCCGCCTTCGCCAAGGTCTTGGCAAAGCGCCGTCCCAGTCCGGCGGACGCTCCGGTGACGAGGGCGGTCTGACCCTTGAGATCGATCGAGAAGTTCGGCAGCGGAAATGACATGACGAAGAAGCCTGGTGCTGTTTGTTGAGATACCGGAAGTGCAGTCATGAGCGCATGCGGCAACGCGCGGGGCGCTCCCCACCGTTGCCGCAGCAGCGTGAAAATGTCAGCGCTGGACCAGTTGGGTCAACACACCGCCGGTCATCGACGGATGCACGAAGACCTGTCCCTTGACCGGGTTGCCGGGCCCGGGATCGCCGACCAGGCGAATGCCCTTTTCGCGCAATTCGGCAATGGTCTTCTCAAGATCGTCGACCTTCATGGCGATCAGGTGCACACCTTCGCCGAGGTCGTTCAACCGCTTGGCGATCGGCCCTTTGTCACCCAGGTTCGAGACCAGTTCCATGTAGGAATCGGGGAAACGGAAGAACGCCATTTTCATCCCCGCGGCCTCGTTGTCGCGGCGCTCGCTGACATCCATGCCGTAGATGGTCTTGTAGCGATCCACGGCTGCGTCCAGATCCTTGACGGCTACCACGATATGATCGACGCCTTTGAACATGTGTCTCCTCCCCTTGTTCTGGTTGATCGACCGTAGCAAGCGGACCGGCATCGCGACAATCGCCGAAAGCACCGTCTGCAACGTCAACGCTGCATGCAAGGTCCACGCAAACCGCACATGTATTGGTGAGCGAACAGCCGCGACGATAGACGCGTATCGGTCTTGTCATCTCCGTTTTGAACAGCGCCGCGCCGTCTCCGTTAACCATCGAGCCGGCGCGTCAGGTTTGCGTGCCGCACTGTTCGCTTGCCTCGTGGCGGAACGAGGATTACGCTCCCAACAGCCATTGCAACGGAGCAGCCGCCATGACCAGCGCGCCTGACACGTCGATCGCTCCTCCCGCCAGCACTGACCTGACGCCCCTGCGCAGCAAATGGGGCTGGATCGTCGCACTCGGCATCGTCTACGCGATCGCTGGCTTGATCGCGCTGGGAAGCGTCGCGACGGCAACACTCGCCAGCGTATTCGTCGTCGGCATCATGATGATCGTTGCCGGCGTCGCTGAGGTGTTCAACGCTTTCCAGATCAAAACCTGGGGTCGATTCCTGCTTTGGGTTCTGATCGGGCTTCTCTACATCGTCGGCGGCTTCGTCACGTTTCAGAACCCGATCCTCGCCGCCGTACTGTTGACGCTGATCCTAGGCGCGACGCTGGTCGCTTCCGGCGTGATGCGGATCGTGCTCGCGTTCAGCGTCAAGGGCGAAGCCGCGTGGGGATGGATTCTGCTGTCCGGCATTATCACACTGCTGCTGGGTGTGCTGATCCTGTTGCGATGGCCGATCTCCAGCATCTACATCCTTGGCATGTTTCTCGGCATCGATCTGATCTTCGCCGGCGCCGGCTGGATTGGATTGGGGCTCGGCCTGCGGCGACAGCAACCGAAGACAGCCTAGACCGACACGCACTCCAACGCGACGATGTCGATCGGGGTGGGGAACGCGCGCCGGAGCTTTAGGCCCGCGGCAGCGAACAACTGCGCGAACTCGGCCTGCGTCCGCTCGCGACCACCGGCCGTCAATGCAAGCATGTTCATATCCATGAAGCGAGCAAAGTGCGATCCGCCATGTTCGGGTACAACGTGCTCGATCACCAGCACGCGTCCGTCAGCGGCCATCGCCCGCGCACAGTTCTGCAGAATACGGATGCACTCGGCATCCGGCCAATCATGCAGCACGAATTTGAGCGCGTAGAGATCGCCGTCCGACGGCACAGCCTCGAAGAAGTCACCACCGACCATCCGACACCGATCGGCAACGCCTGCCTGGTCCAGCAGCGAACCGGCGCTGACGATGACCTCCGGCAGATCGAACAGCGTGCCGCGAAGCGACGCATTGGCCCGCAATACGCCTGCGACCAGGGCACCGCGCCCACCGCCGACATCGACGAACGCGCGAACGTCAGCGAAGCTGATGGCTGAAAGGATGGCTTCGACCGAAGTCGCGGTCTGATCGGCCATGAAGCGGTTGAATGTGGCCGCAGCGCCTGGATCGCTCTTGACGACATCGAACAGCGTCCTGCCCGAAGCCGCCTGCAACGCCGACCGTCCGGTCCGCACGCTGTCGAGAAAGCCGCTCCAGGCAGTCCAGTTCAGCGCGCTGCCGACAAAGCTCGCGCGCGGCCGCAGCGATCCGGGGATGTCGGCCTTCAGCCATTGCGAGCGCTCGTTGAGGGCGAACACGTCCCCCTCGTGTTGCTCGAAGACACCTTCGCTCGCCAGAAAGCGCATCACCCGCCGCAAGACGCTCAAGTCGGCTCCGCTCGCCTGAGCCAATTCGGCGACGCTACGCGGTCCCGCCGACAGAAGGTCGGCGACACCAAGCTCGGCTATGGCTGACGTGGCCGCCGATACCGAGAACCCGCAAATCAGTTGCCGCATTTCGGAGAAGCCGGCCATGCGCTGCATCGTCCCGCTCCATTCAATGCCAGGATGGATACAGCCTATCATAGGATCGGATATGGTATCGACGCGCCCGCAGCGCCGACCGCATCTGGCGAACCTCATTGCCGACACGATGTCGGATAGACTCGCAACGAACAGCCAAGACGGGTGGCTAGACAAGACGGACCATGAGACGAGCCGGATCGCTCACAGGACATGCGATGACATTCACCTTAACCCCAAGCCGACGTACCGGCCTGTTGCTATCCCTCGCCGCCATGCTGATCCCGCCCGCAGCGGCGCAAGCGCAGCAGACCAAGGAGCGCGCCGTACGCAAACCGGTAGAAACACGTACCGCGCGGCCCGCCGAGCGACCGAGCGGCATGAAGCCATGTCCTGAATATGGCGCCGGTTTCTACAAGCTCGAAGGCTCCGATACCTGCGTACGGATCGGCGGCGGCATCGGCATCGATGTCGGCGGCGCGAGCACCTGGCGCTAAACCGCACGGCCGTTTCACCCTAACCAACCTCTTCACCTGCATTGGCCCATTCGGGCGTCGGGCTTGCTCTCGCCGCGCGAACCATCCAGTGTGATATCGCGTTCTGCTTAGCGGGCCATCGTTCCGCACAACAGAACAAAGAAGCGCTGCCGGAGAACAGCGCCTGTGAGAGAGGATCTTCATCGCCATGACCATGACACCAGGCCGGATCACCGCGTTGGCAATCGCAGTGACCTTGAGCTGCGGCGCCCCCGCAGCCCTGGCGCAAAGCAATTATCCGAACCGGCCGATCCGCATCGTCATTCCTTATGCGCCTGGCAGCGTCACCGATGTCTTCGCCCGCATCGTCGGCGACAAGATGGCTCCGGCTCTGAACGGCACCATCGTCGTCGAATCCAAATCCGGCGCCAACGGCACCATCGCCGCCGAGGAAGTGGCCCGCGCCGACCCCGACGGCTATACGTGGCTCTTGGCCACCACCTTCTTTACCGCGAGCCCCGGCCTCTATCCCAATCTGCGTTGGGATCCGGTGAAGGACTTCGCCGCTGTCGGCCAAATCTGCAAGGCACCGAACTTCTTCGTCGTGCCGGTCTCAATGAAAGCCAACACGGTGGCCGAATTCGTCAAACTGGCGAAGGAGAAACCCGGAACGCTGAATTACGCCCATCCGGGCAAGGGCTCGACCACGCATCTCGGCTTCGAACTATTCAAGCGCCTCGCCGGCATCGAGGTGACCGGCATCGGCTATCGCGGCTTCCCGCAGATGGTGCCCGACATCGCCAACGGACTGATCAATTCGACCTTCCTGTCGGCGAACCAGACGCTGGCTCAGGTGCAGTCCGGCGCGATCCGCATCATCGGCGCGATCAACGACGGTGGCCGTTCGAAATACTTCCCCGACGCGCCGACGCTGGCCGAACAGGGCTTCAGCGAAGCCCAGGTGATGCCCTGGTTCGGCATCGTGCTGCCGGCAAAGACGCCGCAGCCGATCGTCGAAAAGATCAGCAAGGCACTCGATACGGCGCTTGCGAACGACGACGTGCAAAAGAAGCTTGATACCGCCGGCTGCGAACCGAAGCCCGCACCCATGAAAGAGTTCGAGGCGATCATCGCCAAGGACGTCGGGCTCTGGACCAAGGTGATCAAGGACGCCAACATCACCGCAGAATGAGCGGCAGCGTCATTCGGCAAAACGACGAAGGGCCGGCGATCGCCGGCCCTTCTTGTTTCAAAAACGATCCGAATACGTCACCTGATCCTCATTGGTGAGGCTCGAAACCTCACGACATACGCGGCAGTCAGCCCCAAGGGCCACGCCGTGTGCCAGCACCCCACGGACCGCCCGGAGGGGCGGACGTCGGCGCAGCCGGTGCGAAGCCACCGCGGCCGCCAAACTGCGTTGCGAGCTGCTGCAGCGCGGCGATGCGGTTCTCCGTCGATGGATGGGTCGCGAACAGGTTGTCCATGCCCTGCCCCGACAGCGGGTTGATGATGAACATGTGCGCGGTGGCCGGATTGCGCTCAGCCTCGGGGTTCGGAATCTGGTGCGCGGCATTGGAGATCTTCGCCAGCGCGGAGGCCAGCCACATCGGCTGACCGCAGATGCGCGCGCCCATGTCATCGGCGGCATATTCGCGCGTCCGGCTGATCGCCATCTGCACCAGCATCGCCGCCATCGGCGCGAGGATCATCATCGCCAGCGAGCCGATCAGGCCCGGTCCGTTGTTGTTGTTGCCGCGGAAGAACATACCGAACTGCGCCAGCATCGAGATCGCACCGGCGATGGTCGCGGTGATGGTCATCAGCAGCGTGTCGTGATGCTTGATGTGCGCGAGTTCATGCGCGACCACACCGGCAAGTTCTTCGCGGCTGAGGTGATTCATCAAACCAGTCGTCACCGCGACCGCGGCATTCTGCGGATTGCGGCCGGTCGCGAACGCGTTCGGCTGATCCTCATGCATGATGAAGACGCGCGGCATCGGCAGCTCGGCGTTCCGCGCCAGCTCCGCCACCATCTGCACCAGCTCCGGCGCGGAGCGCGCGTCGACCTCCTGGGCGCCGTGCATCGACAGCACCATGCGGTCCGAATTCCAGTACGCGAAAAGGTTCATGCCGGCTGCGAGGACAAGCGCGACCGTCGCGCCGCCCGCACCGCCGATCAGATAGCCAACACCCATGAACAGGCCCGTCAGGCCGGCCAGCAGGATGGCAGTCCGAAAATAACTCATTGTCCTCCTCCTCAGGTGCAGACCGATGTCCGCACCGTCCTACTAGCTAATTGTTCCGATTGTGGTTCCTCAAGGGACGAACCGATGCGGCGCGGCGTCGCGCCAGTATTCTAGGAATGCAGCAAGAGCCGGTCGCTCGCGCATTTGCACGGCTTCGGATCGCGACCGGCGTTTGTTAAGGAAGTTTAATTCAGCGCAGTCAGACGCTGAGGCGCAACAAAGGGGAGACAGCACATGCGCCTGGATGTTTCGTTCGATGCCGATGGCGTCACACTGCGCGGCTGGCTGTTCGTTCCCGACGACCTGAAAGAGCCACGCGCGGCGATCATCGTCAGCCACGGCTTCTCCGCCATCAAGGAACAGGACCTGCACGCCAAACCGTTCGCCGATGCGGGGTTCGTGGTGTTGCTGTACGACCATCGCAATCTTGGCTCCAGCGACGGCGAGCCGCGCCAGGAGATCGACCCCTGGCGGCAGATCCTCGACATGCGGCACGCCATCAGCTTCATGCGCAGCCGCAAGGAAGTGGATCCGGAGAAGATCGGCCTGTGGGGCACGAGCTATTCCGGTGGCCATGTGCTGGTCGTGGCGGCAATGGACCGACGGGTGAAGTGCGTGGTCGCGCAGGCCTTCACTGTCGATGGCTATGTGGCGTTGCGCCGGCGGCTCGGCGACGAAGGCTATGCCGAGATGCGGCGCAAGATCGACGCCGATTACGAAGCCCGGTTCCGTGGCGAGCCGCCTCAGTATGTCGCCGTGACCGAACCAGGCACGGTCAGCTACGAGCATCTGCACCAGGGAGACGCCGGCAAGCTCTATCCGAACAAGGTGACGTTGCGTAGCCGCGACCTGCACATGGGCTACGTACCTGGCGCGTTCGTTTCGCGCATCGCACCGACGCCGCTGCTGATGATCGTGCCGGACAACGACACCACAACGCCAACCGACCTGCAACTCAAGGCGTTCGCTGAAGCCGGCGAACCGAAGAAGCTGGTCGTCATCAAGAACAGCGAGCATTACGGCGTCTATCGCGAACATTTCGAACAGACTTATCGAGCCGCCGTCGACTGGTTCAATCAGCATCTGGCCTGACATAACTCACCTCCCCCGATCTGGACCGATGCATGGGCGGCACCGCTGCATTGCTGGCAGACCGGCTCGCAACGCCTCAGCGGTTTTCTCCGTCACGGAAGCCGCTAAGATCGACGTCCTCAAAACGACAGAACAAACCGAACTGGGAGCGAACACGATGCCCAAGCTGAACCGCGACGGGGTCAACATCTACTACGAGGTACATGGTTCCGGCCCCGCGCTTTTGTTGACGCACGGCTACTCTGCTACGGCGCAGATGTGGCAGGGTCAGATCGAACCGCTGTCGAAGAAGCACACGTTGATCCTATGGGACATGCGCGGGCATGGTCAGAGCGACTACCCGGCGGACCAATCCGCCTACAGTGAGGCGCACACGGTCGCCGACATGGCGGCCCTGCTGGATCAGGTCGGCGCAAAGAAAGCCATCGTCGGCGGCCTCTCGCTCGGGGGCTACATGTCGCTCGCCTTCTACAACAAGCATCCCGAACGCGTTCGCTCGCTGCTGATCATCGACACCGGCCCAGGGTTCAAGAAGGACGAGGCGCGCGAAGCCTGGAACCAGAACGCACGCTCGCGAGCCGACTCGCTGGAGAAGGACGGCCTTGCGACCTTGAAAAGCGGCAGCGCCGAGCGCGCCTACGCCGTCCACCGCGACGCGATCGGCCTTGCCAAGGCCGCGCGCGGCATGCTGACCCAGCGCAATGCCGATGTGATCAACAAGCTTGGCGATATCAAGGTGCCGTCCCTCGTCGTGGTCGGCTCCAAGGATACGCCGTTCATCGCAGCCTCCGATTACATGGCAGCGAAGATTCCCGGCGCCCAGAAGGTCGTAATCGACGATGCCGGCCACGCCTCCAACATCGATCAGCCGCAGGCGTTCAACGCGGCGATCGTCTCCTATGTGGAGAAACTGCCGGCGGCCTGAACTGGCCACCAAACCCAAGACAGGATGCCGGCGGCCTAGTTGCCAACATCCTGTCATGTCCGAAAGCGGCGAGATTCCACGTCGGATGTCTGGCAGAATGGCGTCATGATCCTGGACCACGATGCCTGCTACCGCGCCATCTCCGCCAGGGATGCCCGGTTTGACGGACGGCTCTATACCGGCGTGAAGACCACCGGCATCTATTGCCGGCCGATCTGTCCCGCACGCACGCCGAAACGGGAGAACGTTGTCTTCTTCGCGACGGCAGCGGCTGCGCAGGAGGCCGGGTTCCGCTCATGCCTGCGCTGCCGCCCCGAATGCTCGCCCGATCTCGCAATCTGGCGCGGCACATCCAACACCGTGACGCGCGGCCTCGCCCTGATCGCCGACGGCGCTCTCGATGGCGAACACGCCGGCGTCGAGCAACTGGCGATGCGGCTTGGCATCGGCGAGCGGCAGTTGCGGCGGCTGTTTCAGCAGCACATCGGCGCGTCGCCCATCACCGTGGCGCAGACCCGGCGCGTGCTGTTTGCCAAGCAGCTTCTGGCGGAAACGCCGATGCCGCTGGCGCAAGTGGCGTTGGCCTCCGGATTCGGCAGCGTGCGGCGCTTCAACACCGTATTTCAGAAGCTGTACGGCAAGCCGCCCGGCGCATTCCGGCATGCGCGGACACAGAGTGCCGCCGGCGAGGATATGACCTCGACCATCACCCTGACTTTGCCGTTCGCCCCGCCTTACGACTGGGGCGGAATGCTCGCGTCGCTTGCTGCGCGCTGCGCTGGCGGCGAGATCGTTGATCATGACGGCTGGCGCCGCGATATCCAACTCGACGGAGCGACCGGGACGATCCAGGTGCATCTGGCCCGCCAGCAGCCGAATGCATTGCAGGCGATCATCCGCTTCCCGATCGTCACCGCGCTGCCCGGCATCGTGCAGCGCATTCGCCGGGTATTCGACCTCGCCGCCGATCCAATCGCCATCGGCCAGCAACTGTCCGAGGACGCTCTGCTTGCGCCGCTGGTGCAGCGGCGGCCCGGCCTGCGCATCGCGGGACGCTGGGATGAAGACGCCGCCAGCGATGCATCGAGCACCGACGGCGCGGCTCCCCACGATGCATTCGATCCGGCGAGCGGGCGGTTGCGTGCCGCGATCAGCCGCCTGACCGGCACCGGCATGATGTCGTCGCAAGCGTTGGCGCGCCACGCCGAGCATTGGCGTCCGTGGCGCGCCTATGCGGCTGCCCACCTGCTGGCCGGCGCGCATGATCCGCTGGGCGAGGCCGGCGGCCCGGCCGATGTCGCTGCATAGAACCCACGCTATGCGCGCCACCGCCGAGACCACCATCACCCTTCTGATCGATCGTATCCGCACGCCGATCGGCACGATGCTGCTTGTCGCCGACGAGGACGGCTCCCTTTGCGCCGCCGACTTCCACGATTACGAGCCGCGCATGCTGCGCCTGTTGCGGCAGCACTATGCAGCGGAGGGCGGCCGCACGCTGCGCAAGGCGCCCGTCGCCGCCATCATCCGCGACCATGTCGATGCTTATTTCAACGGCGACCTCGCTGCTCTCACACGCATCAAGGTGAAGACCGGCGGCACCGACTTCCAACGCCGTGTCTGGACGGCGCTCCGCGAGATCACGCCGGGCCGCACGGAAACCTACGCGACACTGGCTCAACGGATCGGCCGGCCGGCTGCCGTGCGCGCCGTCGGCGCAGCCAACGGCGCGAATCCGGTCAGCATCGTCGTGCCGTGTCATCGCCTGATCGGCGCCGACGGCGGCCTGACCGGCTATGGCGGCGGCATCGAACGCAAACACTGGCTGCTGACCCATGAAGGCGCGGCTTTCAAGGGATCATCCATCCGCGGCCCGCTCCGTCCTTAGGCACCGGAACGACGGCCACGCCATGCGGATGCTCCAGCGCGAGCGAGGCATCGCCGTCGCTTCCCGCCAGGCGTCAAAGCAGACGAAATTCTGCACCGCCTGAATCGCTGCCCTCCATCGTCTCGCCGCTTTCGGACGCCACCGGTTTTGTCTACTGTCCGCGCAAACGTTCTGCGCACGTCCAAAGGATCGGTCCGATGAAGGCGAGAGAGCTTTTCGCAACGCTTATCGTGCTTGCGGCGGTTGCGCCAGCGACGACAGCAACGGCCGAGCCCTGGCACCGCGGTCCGTTCACCGACCGTCTGTCCAACAATCGGCCGCTCGCTTTTGGCATGAACATTGCGGAAGCCTCAGCGGCGCTCGGCGTGCCTCTCACCTACATCCGCGGCAAGCCGGGCAACGAGCTTCTGGCCGCCGAGCGGCCCAGTGCCGTCAATTTTGCGGTCGATGCGAAACTGTTCCTGCAATTCCGCCACGGCCGCCTGACCGGATGGAAAGGCGACTGGGAGCGGAATTGGATGTGGAAATGAAAGAGCCTGATCCGAGGGATCGGATCAGGCCGATAGCGTCGGAACGTCGATAAGGTCTTCGCCAGATTGGAAGGCGTCTTACCGGGAATAGCCGCTTACCAAGAATTGTATTTGGGCTTCCGCTTCTCCTTCACGGCAGCGATCGCCTCGGCGGCATCCGGATCTTCCTTCACCGCCACCAGCGAACGCTGGGCGCGACCGGACTGCTCCGACGGACCTTGCGCCAGCACCGTCTCGGTGACGAAGCGCTTCAGCGTCTTCAGCACCAGCGGCGACATCTCGGTCATCTCGCGCGCCATCGCCAACGCCGTCGGCACCTGCTGGCCGACCGGCACGACCTGATTGATCAGACCGACATTGTAGGCGCGCTGCGCATCGAACATGCGGCACAGGAGCACCATCTCCATCGCCAGCTTGTGCGGAATGCGCGCGGCAAGACCGGCAATCAAGCCGCCCGTGAAGCCCATCTTCGCTTCCGGATAGGAGAACTTGCCGTTCTCCGCCGAGACCGTCAGATCGCACATCATCGACAGCACCAGCGCCCCGCCGACGCACCAGCCACCGACGGCAGAGATGATCGGCTTCTCGGTCTTGAACCCCACGGTCGGAATGCAGCGCCACAGTTCCGGGAAATTTCCGGTGTCGGCTCCGCCCGAGAACGCATCGTTGCCGGCGCCGGTAATGACCGCGCATTTCTGGGTGTGCGAGGCCTCGAACTCCTGGAACGCTTTCTGCAGCAGCAGCGCGGTTTCCGCGCAGATCGCGTTGCGCTTCTCCGGGCGGTTGATGGTGATCAGCGTTGTGCCGTCGGCATTGTTCTCGACCAGAACCTTCTGCATTTGCTTTTTTCCTTGTTCCTTGGGTTTGAAGCGTGAACCGTTGCCTTTTCAGCCGCTCCAGCGGGATGAAATGC
The sequence above is drawn from the Afipia sp. P52-10 genome and encodes:
- a CDS encoding bifunctional transcriptional activator/DNA repair enzyme AdaA, coding for MILDHDACYRAISARDARFDGRLYTGVKTTGIYCRPICPARTPKRENVVFFATAAAAQEAGFRSCLRCRPECSPDLAIWRGTSNTVTRGLALIADGALDGEHAGVEQLAMRLGIGERQLRRLFQQHIGASPITVAQTRRVLFAKQLLAETPMPLAQVALASGFGSVRRFNTVFQKLYGKPPGAFRHARTQSAAGEDMTSTITLTLPFAPPYDWGGMLASLAARCAGGEIVDHDGWRRDIQLDGATGTIQVHLARQQPNALQAIIRFPIVTALPGIVQRIRRVFDLAADPIAIGQQLSEDALLAPLVQRRPGLRIAGRWDEDAASDASSTDGAAPHDAFDPASGRLRAAISRLTGTGMMSSQALARHAEHWRPWRAYAAAHLLAGAHDPLGEAGGPADVAA
- a CDS encoding VOC family protein, with translation MFKGVDHIVVAVKDLDAAVDRYKTIYGMDVSERRDNEAAGMKMAFFRFPDSYMELVSNLGDKGPIAKRLNDLGEGVHLIAMKVDDLEKTIAELREKGIRLVGDPGPGNPVKGQVFVHPSMTGGVLTQLVQR
- a CDS encoding tripartite tricarboxylate transporter substrate binding protein, translated to MTMTPGRITALAIAVTLSCGAPAALAQSNYPNRPIRIVIPYAPGSVTDVFARIVGDKMAPALNGTIVVESKSGANGTIAAEEVARADPDGYTWLLATTFFTASPGLYPNLRWDPVKDFAAVGQICKAPNFFVVPVSMKANTVAEFVKLAKEKPGTLNYAHPGKGSTTHLGFELFKRLAGIEVTGIGYRGFPQMVPDIANGLINSTFLSANQTLAQVQSGAIRIIGAINDGGRSKYFPDAPTLAEQGFSEAQVMPWFGIVLPAKTPQPIVEKISKALDTALANDDVQKKLDTAGCEPKPAPMKEFEAIIAKDVGLWTKVIKDANITAE
- a CDS encoding porin, with product MTFTLTPSRRTGLLLSLAAMLIPPAAAQAQQTKERAVRKPVETRTARPAERPSGMKPCPEYGAGFYKLEGSDTCVRIGGGIGIDVGGASTWR
- a CDS encoding enoyl-CoA hydratase/isomerase family protein, with amino-acid sequence MQKVLVENNADGTTLITINRPEKRNAICAETALLLQKAFQEFEASHTQKCAVITGAGNDAFSGGADTGNFPELWRCIPTVGFKTEKPIISAVGGWCVGGALVLSMMCDLTVSAENGKFSYPEAKMGFTGGLIAGLAARIPHKLAMEMVLLCRMFDAQRAYNVGLINQVVPVGQQVPTALAMAREMTEMSPLVLKTLKRFVTETVLAQGPSEQSGRAQRSLVAVKEDPDAAEAIAAVKEKRKPKYNSW
- a CDS encoding methyltransferase; amino-acid sequence: MQRMAGFSEMRQLICGFSVSAATSAIAELGVADLLSAGPRSVAELAQASGADLSVLRRVMRFLASEGVFEQHEGDVFALNERSQWLKADIPGSLRPRASFVGSALNWTAWSGFLDSVRTGRSALQAASGRTLFDVVKSDPGAAATFNRFMADQTATSVEAILSAISFADVRAFVDVGGGRGALVAGVLRANASLRGTLFDLPEVIVSAGSLLDQAGVADRCRMVGGDFFEAVPSDGDLYALKFVLHDWPDAECIRILQNCARAMAADGRVLVIEHVVPEHGGSHFARFMDMNMLALTAGGRERTQAEFAQLFAAAGLKLRRAFPTPIDIVALECVSV
- the htpX gene encoding zinc metalloprotease HtpX, with the translated sequence MSYFRTAILLAGLTGLFMGVGYLIGGAGGATVALVLAAGMNLFAYWNSDRMVLSMHGAQEVDARSAPELVQMVAELARNAELPMPRVFIMHEDQPNAFATGRNPQNAAVAVTTGLMNHLSREELAGVVAHELAHIKHHDTLLMTITATIAGAISMLAQFGMFFRGNNNNGPGLIGSLAMMILAPMAAMLVQMAISRTREYAADDMGARICGQPMWLASALAKISNAAHQIPNPEAERNPATAHMFIINPLSGQGMDNLFATHPSTENRIAALQQLATQFGGRGGFAPAAPTSAPPGGPWGAGTRRGPWG
- a CDS encoding alpha/beta hydrolase, with translation MRLDVSFDADGVTLRGWLFVPDDLKEPRAAIIVSHGFSAIKEQDLHAKPFADAGFVVLLYDHRNLGSSDGEPRQEIDPWRQILDMRHAISFMRSRKEVDPEKIGLWGTSYSGGHVLVVAAMDRRVKCVVAQAFTVDGYVALRRRLGDEGYAEMRRKIDADYEARFRGEPPQYVAVTEPGTVSYEHLHQGDAGKLYPNKVTLRSRDLHMGYVPGAFVSRIAPTPLLMIVPDNDTTTPTDLQLKAFAEAGEPKKLVVIKNSEHYGVYREHFEQTYRAAVDWFNQHLA
- a CDS encoding methylated-DNA--[protein]-cysteine S-methyltransferase, with product MRATAETTITLLIDRIRTPIGTMLLVADEDGSLCAADFHDYEPRMLRLLRQHYAAEGGRTLRKAPVAAIIRDHVDAYFNGDLAALTRIKVKTGGTDFQRRVWTALREITPGRTETYATLAQRIGRPAAVRAVGAANGANPVSIVVPCHRLIGADGGLTGYGGGIERKHWLLTHEGAAFKGSSIRGPLRP
- a CDS encoding alpha/beta fold hydrolase, encoding MPKLNRDGVNIYYEVHGSGPALLLTHGYSATAQMWQGQIEPLSKKHTLILWDMRGHGQSDYPADQSAYSEAHTVADMAALLDQVGAKKAIVGGLSLGGYMSLAFYNKHPERVRSLLIIDTGPGFKKDEAREAWNQNARSRADSLEKDGLATLKSGSAERAYAVHRDAIGLAKAARGMLTQRNADVINKLGDIKVPSLVVVGSKDTPFIAASDYMAAKIPGAQKVVIDDAGHASNIDQPQAFNAAIVSYVEKLPAA
- a CDS encoding HdeD family acid-resistance protein codes for the protein MTSAPDTSIAPPASTDLTPLRSKWGWIVALGIVYAIAGLIALGSVATATLASVFVVGIMMIVAGVAEVFNAFQIKTWGRFLLWVLIGLLYIVGGFVTFQNPILAAVLLTLILGATLVASGVMRIVLAFSVKGEAAWGWILLSGIITLLLGVLILLRWPISSIYILGMFLGIDLIFAGAGWIGLGLGLRRQQPKTA